The genomic segment CACCTTATCACAGAAAGTCATTTAGTGAGACAagtttaacaatgaaaaaacaGAACATGAGGATTTATGATACTcagattagaattgaaactcaggTTATAGCAAGATAGCTGCTCTATTATTGCATCAAATTAGCTCACAATCAACAGTTTTGATACGAACATTAAAAAGAAGTTAGTACGGTTGTTGGTCTCTCATGATATAAAGTTTGGAATTCATTCTACGGAGAAATACCCGAAAAATTTCTATACGTGAAGTTGCAGATGCGTTGTGGCTACAACACCACCTAAAACCATTATGCAATTTGTAATTATCATTTACAAGTTTAATTTACCCTAAAGCGCGACTTCGCTTATGTGTTAGCTAATAGGAGTACTGCATTAGACTTTAAACTTCAATACTGAATAAATATTAGCATTGCCTATTTCTCTTCACTggagtttttttttatgttggtGGTCTTTATTTTCCCCATTTACaacgttttttttatttatttaatttctcaattttcaaaaaaaatagcaTAATTTTTATGATGAGTGTGATGTGCAAATAGAGTTTCACAATACCAGAAAGTACATGACATACCCCCTCAATAGCCAGCACAATGAACTGGTTCTGGCTGGTAATATTCGTCTGAGTCACCTCAGGCACGTATATAAGCCCAAAATCTTTAATGCAATAATCCCAAAAAGCTCTAAACATTGCTAGCCCCGGCACACCCTATGGTTTATTATTTAGTTTGTTATACAAGGGACACGTCATAGCTAGTTTGTTAGGGCCCTAGTTTGCTAGcctttattttctctcttcGCACATAGCAATTGTAAATATATCCCTCTTTTTCTTTTGTGTAAACACAATAAGATACAAAATgatttctttcttcttcttcataatGTTTCCTCCATTGTGTGCTAAGCTCACCATTTCATCATgtctattattgttattgttattgttgtgaatTGTTTTGTAGCGGGATGATATTGAAGTGCTTGATAAACCACTTTATGGGAACTATCTTCAAGAGAAGGGCGTAAAGCGGCCTTACTTAGACGAGGTTCTATCGAAAATGATTTGTATCGTAAAGAATGCATTAGTTGTAGCACCATTGATTTAGTTTTGATTGACGTATGTCACTTTAATTTGATTTCTAGACCAAATAGAAGTAATTGATAATGAATGGAGGTTGTGGTAAATGAGATGCTTGGGGATCTTGTGGGGGAGAAGGGAAGGATGAGGGATTTGTTACCCATTATTCATCTTCCATGGGCTAACATTCTCTGTTAAGGCATTATTCTTGATTCAAGCATGCCTCAAATGAAAAATGAGTTCCATAACTAGTAATCTTTTACGTTCTtatgtattgattatttttatcatgTTAATTAGGAATGTGATGGTGAGAAGGTTGTCAAAGAGGTTATCTACGGTTCAGGAAATAAGAAATATCGCTTTTGTCAGGTAATGCATCTCTTTTGGTCTTAAAAAGAATATGGTGATTACATCTTGATTGGAGAAACACAACATGACTCTTAGAGTTCATTAACGAATTTAACAATTTCGGTTCATCAAACTGAATGTAGAATTAAATTCTACCAATACATCAACAATTGCAGTTTTTAAGCTTGTAGTTACAAAGGCATATGTCTTTGTCCGTTGTCTATAAGCTTAGTTTAGGTTTTTTCAATCTCGAAGGAAGCTTGACTACCATTGGGAGTATGACTGTTGGGGTGATTGATTATGTCAATAAGATATTAGATGTTTAATTGCAGTTAACTTAGCTTGTAAAGCTCAAAGTTTCATCAATGAAGCATCATTCGATGTTCTCTTTGGTGCACCATATAAGTACAAAAAGAAAGTGAGTTTTGAGTGTTACGTAGCTTCTGTATAATTGAAAAATACTTGAACTCTTCATTATGAATAACTAACTGTGTGTTTAGTTTTAATCAGTGTAGCCAGGATCGCCACTTTGGCAAGCGAATTGCGATCTGGATCGTTCGACCCGAATCGCGGGTCAATTGCGATCTGGATCGCTAGGATATACGATCTGAAACGCTATTTCGTTCGACCCAACCTCAACCCAACAACAAATCAAACTTCCAACATCACACAGGAAATGGagagaagaaaggaagaaaaagaaaataaaaagagaacaatgaaagaaaaaagagaaaaataaaagaacaaacAAGCTTATATAATTGGTGTCAATGATgtagaaaaaagagaaaaataaaagaacaaacaagcgTTGGACGGTGATACTAGAGGATGAAGAATGCCATTGATTTTTACAGCCGCCAATACTGTGTATGGAGTATTAATCTTTGTTGATAGGGTTTTGCTTTTTACTAAATTCGCTTGGGCTTTTTGCTGAGCCCATttccaataaaaaataaaaagttaactACACTCATTAAAATCAAGTGAGTGTTTAATGGGTGTATAttacttcattttctttttaatttcttttttttcttaaacaaacttttcatttttctttctattttttcttattctattgttttttcttttcctttgttttaaattttaattaaatgaccCGAAATTTTCGATCCTGACCCCAATTTTAAAAGATGTAATTACATTCCCGATCCCGTTCCGCAACCCGAATTGTTCCTCGATCTTGGTAACAATGGTTTTAATAGTTAGTATTGGTAATTAATTCGTTGAAGCGATAATGGAAAGAGTTAAGAGTGACTTGCTTTGATACCAAGTGACATTTAATATGGGAGGCATATGAATGAGCATATGTTAGCTTGAATAAAGTTCTATTTTCAAACCAATTGCAATGGTTTGTTTATATTCAATGACATCATTAAATTACACATAACAGATGAATTCTCCTGTTATTTCTTTGCTACCACATTTTTCTATGTTGTACAACAAATCTTTTGCTCATGTCATTCTCAAGCTTAATGAATTAGAATTTTGATGAATGTTGGAGCACTAACTAGTAAGTATATATAATCTTACCTCATCCACAAGTTTTAACAACATGTAATAGTTGTACTTGTAGTCTAGTCTATTCTAGATGATAAGATTGTCCtagttttcttatttaaaagtTTGATTATATTTAGGACTATGTCATCCACCATATGATAGTTTTCAGTTCTATATTCCTTTCGAAGTTTGTCACTAAATTAGGCCTCTTTTTTATTAAATAGCCCAAATCTGATTGCAGCACATGTCTAAACAAGGATTACCCAAATTGTCAAAAGATTTGTTGAAGAAAGGAAAGCACTTCATATTGATACGAAACCCGACGGATGTTCTGGTGAGCACTTGTTCTTGTATGTTAATTACTTAATATTCCTTCCTAAGTAGTTCAATTGGAAAAGTGATCGCCCTGTGAtgcaattattttaattataaatacacgtcctcattatttattgtgttaACTTTTTGTATGATTAATTGCTAGGCATCCTTCGACAAAGATGTGCCCCCAACAATTTTGGAGATCGGTTTAGCTGCTCTTGTTACCATATACATTGAGCTTAGTGATCAAGGGAATCCGCCGACTATCATTGATGCAGGAGAACTTCAACGAGATCCAGAGgtgattttcaaatttgatcAAAATGTTAATTAGATATTTTCATAGTGTGATGTGGTGCAATTAGTTTAAGAAAGCACGCCTAAGCTATGAGGTGTGGATGGTCGATGGGCTGGGTGCTTTAATAGGGCTAGGTGAGGTGATTACTATGGGTAAGCGTCTTATAGTGTCTAAGATGATGGCATGGGTGATTGAATGTGGGTGCCTTTTGGTCGTAACCCCAGACCACGTGATGTTGGCTCATGTAATTtgcttttgtttattatttttatttattgttttcaataaTGTTATCCtctcttttatttctttatctATTGTTTCTTAATTATTTACCCTTTTTTTTTGTGAGAGTTTGATGTGAACTTTTATTTAACTGGAACTGCACGATTTACATCTAGCCACGGGTCGAATACGAGGAAGCTCAAATTAATACCTTGTTCCAACttcaaattataatttgatgaagaattaaatgtAGGAGGGAGTAATGTCTAAAATTATTAGAAGATTCAGTTAATTGGATTTTAAGTATATAGCGAAGACCTCGGATATTGGGAATGACCCAATTCTAGTGTGGATATCAGTTGTTTTCAATACTTATAGAAAAAGGACTCTTAAGTTGATTAAATGGATTTTATTAATCTCAAGCTtctattaattgattaattatctttttgGGCCTCATTAATTGAGTCTTCAAACTTTCGTTGTATTTGTTGAATTAATATGAATTTAACCTAAATATAACTTAACCGTAAAGTACTGTTTATCTCAAATTTCCGTTATATTGACTAGGTTAATAAAGTTGTTTAATTCAAGGTTCATTTAGCTCAGTCCTAATCATAAATCCTTagttttataaatatttcaagTCAGTTTTCACTCCATACTAAAATTGGGATCAATAGCTCTACCTTAGATACAAAATTACTCACTAGACATAGcaaataacactaattattcaattgaCTTATACTATTAAGCATGATTGTAAAGATAGAAACTACTAAACTAAGAAAcataaataaggaaaataaattatgCTTAGAAATTTACTTGAAATTCTTGGCAAATGTgcttttatttatcaataaaaatgaCTACACTACTAACTACAAGAACTAAAATTTGGAAACTTAGAACTAAATGAAAATCAGGAATGGAAAAATGTGGCTATAAAAGGTCCCTTAGACCCTTAACCTAAATCCTATATATATAGAGGGAGGTTACATTGGAAAAATTATCCAATAACCCTAAATAGGACATaggaaataacaaaaataattaacgaAATTAAACATAAAACTACTTAAACGTAGATTTGACGAGCAAACACGTCTAAAAACAAGGCGGTGAGTCGTTGTCAAGTAAGCAACGACTTATTGCATATCTTGACTGCAGAAGCTTGGCGGCAACTCACTGCTTTTGGCCTTCTGAAAAGAGGCAACTCGTCATTTGCCCACTGACTTGATTCTTCGTTCTATTTTGAGCAAAAAGTCATAGCTTTTGTATAGGAGCTTGGTAGCGACCACCTGCATGGGCTATGCTTTTGTGCTCGCTTCTTCTTTGCTTGTTAGGGGTCTTTGGCCATTTCTCAAAGCCTTCACCctcttataagttataactctATGGACTTATTGATTGATCACCTCAAaacacaacaaattaaaaataacattttaaggTAAGTTTACAAGATATATCACAAAACTATGCAAAGTGGATCAAATACGACACCCAAAAGGAGTATAAATGccataaataagtgcaaataattgcacttatctgATTTTTTTTAGGACACCTCACACCCAAAAAATAGTGCCTTCTAACCCTTAACTTCTTATGGTGCTTTGCTCCTTTGAAACTAAGAAGTTGCTTATATTgcgtgttttttttaattaatagacCAAGCTCTGGTATTGTTAGGAGATCAAAAGACATCTTCGAATTGATTACATGACTGCACTTCTCTTctgttattttttttgcttttggtATAAATGTTAATGGATTTTCCATAAACACATTTCAAGTTTCTTTGCCTCATGGACCGAGGTGAAGGAATTGTAATGTATATTTGCACTTCTAATGTTACATGGAGGAAATCAAGATGCTGAAATTGTTTGTTTGGTGCCTATTGTTTGATTTATAAATGAGTtagctgtttttttttttgaaagaaaaaaggaTGAATCCTTTTATGGTAAACTTTAACATCATATTTTGGTCTCTTTGGGTGGAACTAAATTTACCCTTTAACTTGGTGTTTTTAATGATTGATTCTAATCAAGAGTGTGCAGCATGTGAAAAATCTTTAGGATCAAAGAGTATTCTTTGCTGAATTTTTATTTAGAAACTTAATATTCACATATGTTTGTATGTAATGTTAATCTCCATAACAAGAGTTCttacaatattttgtataaatagggAAGTATTTTCGATCCGAGATGACCTCGAGGGCTAACTCGCGACTCATCTCGAACCATTGAGACCCTTTTCGCCATTGCGAAAGTCGAACCTTAGGGTACATATGGTTGTTGTATTGGCCTCTTCCGGTCTTGCCTTTATTATCATATACTTAATGTAGCTTTTTTAGAGTTTATTAGGTACGAATAAACTGTGCTGAAGTTGAATAGTGGGATGCATGATTCTGAGAGGAGTACGAAACGTTGGTTTGAGTGGTCTAGTAGGGCGTTGCCTAATAGACATTGCTCCGCTTCTACCATGTTAAATTTGCCCCGTTCTACCACTTACAGTAATAATATTGATGCATTAAAAGTATTTATTAATACTATATTTACTCGATAATCagataaaatagagtaaaagtCTTGTACAGACTAATTCCAAACTATTTTAGAATGGACCAATCTAATAATAAGTATTTTCCAATAATTGTATTTGTTaagtaaaaatacataatattttaatatacttTTTAAGACTAGTCCACACAAAAATAGTGTAGATGCTTTATTAAATActgtttaaatatataatactaattaatgataatgtattttgttgattagttactaattgtttcggtaatgaaacgaggaagtggaagaCACTTAAGATACCACAAGTGGAAGTGTTATCGGGAGCAGCGATTCGTAGGAGGATGCAACCTGAATTCCTGagacacaacacgttagccttgtccggggggtgatctcccggaaaacccctccgacgctcaagtcagaacgtaaatcggaaattaatgaatgaacgattgtAAAATGAATGCAAGAGGAATTGTCGGGATTGAGATTGCTAGTGTTAGTGTTTGGGTaggctaaggaagtaatgtaagcaaggatactaggaaagctatttttttagatgatcctccctccttgatggtaagccctatttataatggtgaggaagggaagttgTATCTGAAAAGAAGTgaactatcatgggagtagtgggagtaatgggaggtggactggtcatgggaagaatggacagttattcatcttgaaacaaggagagccataCATTGTGGGAAAGtggggagttagggttttttagaggtaactggcccatgggccattcaaggaaaatGGTAATTccagaaaaagcccattgaccgaaagtcaaggtcaactgaaaaggtcaaagggtattttagtaatatgatgttaattattaaaaaaataaattatttgaataaacagtaccatgacatttagccccacgcatgaaggatgatgtgaggGGAGAGCCCCAACAACCGGAAacatcttcctttatgcggaaaaacacGTGCCCGTCGGAGTTGATTTAGTGATGGAACATGATCGTAGAGAACATTCGAAAGCCCCATGCGGATGAACACATATCCAATCTGGCGAATCTTCTAACGGCTCGTGAAAATTGAGCTTGTAAGCTTTGAATCGACTGTTCATATGTCAAGTTCTGAGTTGTGATGAAGAAGATACGACCTTTTCAAAATAATCGTGTAAAAACGAACAAAGCCGCGGCTTGCAACGTGCCGCGGAGTAGCCCCAGGCGTATTATACCGCAGCAGGAAAATCGTAAATGCGAGGGCTTGATTCCACGACGTCCCATACAACGTGCTgcatacttagaatatttttcaagTTTTGACCCACAAAagggggggtccgacttatcgacttagCGACCAACACAAAATCTTCATGACATCCCGACATATTTCGTACGTAGAACCGCGGCCTATAACATGCCGTAGGATAATTGGAGTCCCGATCCTAGCTCCCGCTTCATTGATGCTACGGAAATCCCCTATACTTCTCTGTTGAGCTGAAATTACGGGAAACTAACAAGGGCATGATTATTTCTCGGAGAACATCCGCGCCTTTGGCTTAACCATGACGCGAACTAAGAGTCCACGTCTTCAATTCACACGTTCATCATGAAAATTCTCCCATACTTAGAGTTTTTCAAAAAATGGTAAGGGGTACCagagggtccgacttttcgatcATACGGTAATATTTCACACTTGGAATATTTTGGAAATGATAAGGACcacttgggggtccgacttatggaccaTACGGACAAACTCGAGAATGCGGAAAAGTAAAAATGTTCCCAATACCTAGTCATGGCAAGCCCCTTGTTCTTTCATGATACGAAATGAGCACCGTATTCTGTGT from the Amaranthus tricolor cultivar Red isolate AtriRed21 chromosome 12, ASM2621246v1, whole genome shotgun sequence genome contains:
- the LOC130797318 gene encoding branched-chain-amino-acid aminotransferase-like protein 1 isoform X1, giving the protein MSKQGLPKLSKDLLKKGKHFILIRNPTDVLASFDKDVPPTILEIGLAALVTIYIELSDQGNPPTIIDAGELQRDPEVIFKFDQNVN
- the LOC130797318 gene encoding branched-chain-amino-acid aminotransferase-like protein 1 isoform X2; translated protein: MSKQGLPKLSKDLLKKGKHFILIRNPTDVLASFDKDVPPTILEIGLAALVTIYIELSDQGNPPTIIDAGELQRDPEG